One Pleuronectes platessa chromosome 9, fPlePla1.1, whole genome shotgun sequence genomic region harbors:
- the traf3ip2l gene encoding uncharacterized protein traf3ip2l isoform X1: MDVRRSRSYDAAVFSSLGFSTNHVSQLSRYKSCHYNTPEEDDETMSIKEQEARVVTLMDSTSKHDGQRPLAEHAPFADDSLFSRSLDTQHEHLHNHTLSEPGPSYYSYQHPHSLPAGYNQPTPFPSQVEWQWSHPSCASSCSVYPNSLSSYNGQKDYSNCSGESCHCRYKCTTMSSLEQPLSLRSNPPSADLRHHTLSPYACSPQGAACCAQCHVDTFTRGIMVHKPPGAQYHPGHSPYYPGDCRLPGVGHTQTGHKSAAKEKHPPYSTLLSLEQRRVFVTYEADNDKHVNEVISFVALLRHNGFDTHIDIFEQQFRSISKIDFMERYLSEKEYLIIIIISPKYHDTVTASPVSLENDERTFNTVYIHKQLQNEFIQNGSKNFRFIPILFPGARKCHIPNWLQNTNVYAWPRDRDDILRRLMRVEKYNPPPIGELPTIVSIPI, encoded by the exons ATGGACGTCAGGAGGAGCAGATCCTATGATGCTGCCGTCTTCAGCTCACTCGGCTTCAGCACCAA TCACGTCAGTCAGCTGAGCAGATACAAAAGCTGCCATTACAACACGCCTGAAGAAGACGACGAGACCATGAGCATCAAGGAGCAAGAAGCCAGAGTTGTCACCCTGATGGACTCCACCTCAAAACACGATGGCCAGCGCCCTCTAGCAGAGCACGCCCCCTTCGCTGACGACTCCCTGTTCAGCAGGAGTCTGGACACACAGCACGAACACTTACACAACCACACTCTGTCTGAGCCCGGCCCCAGCTACTACTCGTACCAGCATCCTCACAGTCTGCCGGCTGGGTACAATCAGCCCACTCCGTTTCCCAGCCAGGTTGAATGGCAGTGGTCGCACCCGAGCTGCGCCAGCAGCTGCTCGGTGTATCCCAACAGCCTGTCGTCGTACAACGGCCAGAAAGATTACTCCAACTGCTCTGGAGAGAGCTGCCACTGCAGGTACAAGTGCACCACTATGAGCAGCCTAGAGCAGCCGCTGTCGTTACGCTCCAACCCGCCATCGGCCGACTTGCGTCACCACACCTTGTCTCCGTACGCATGCTCGCCACAGGGAGCAGCCTGCTGCGCTCAGTGCCACGTGGACACCTTCACCAGGGGCATCATGGTCCACAAGCCCCCCGGAGCCCAGTACCACCCAGGGCACAGCCCGTACT ATCCGGGTGACTGCAGACTTCCTGGagttggacacacacagac TGGCCACAAGTCTGCAGCTAAAGAGAAGCACCCTCCTTACAGCACCCTGCTGTCTCTGGAGCAGA GGAGGGTGTTTGTCACCTACGAAGCCGACAACGACAAGCACGTCAATGAGGTCATCAGCTTTGTCGCCCTGCTGCGACACAACGGCTTCGACACACAC ATTGACATTTTTGAGCAGCAGTTTCGGAGCATAAGCAAGATCGACTTCATGGAGCGATACCTGAGTGAG AAAGAATACCtgatcattatcatcatcagtcCCAAGTACCACGACACGGTGACAGCTTCCCCTGTCAGCCTGGAGAACGACGAGAGGACCTTCAACACCGTCTACATACACAAACAG CTCCAGAATGAGTTCATTCAGAATGGAAGCAAGAATTTCAGGTTCATTCCCATTTTGTTCCCCGGGGCTAGAAAG TGTCACATCCCCAACTGGCTTCAGAACACCAACGTGTACGCGTGGCCACGGGACAGGGACGACATCCTGCGGCGGCTCATGAGGGTCGAGAAGTACAACCCCCCTCCGATCGGGGAGCTGCCCACCATTGTCTCCATCCCCATATAG
- the traf3ip2l gene encoding uncharacterized protein traf3ip2l isoform X2, with protein MMLPSSAHSASAPSSHVSQLSRYKSCHYNTPEEDDETMSIKEQEARVVTLMDSTSKHDGQRPLAEHAPFADDSLFSRSLDTQHEHLHNHTLSEPGPSYYSYQHPHSLPAGYNQPTPFPSQVEWQWSHPSCASSCSVYPNSLSSYNGQKDYSNCSGESCHCRYKCTTMSSLEQPLSLRSNPPSADLRHHTLSPYACSPQGAACCAQCHVDTFTRGIMVHKPPGAQYHPGHSPYYPGDCRLPGVGHTQTGHKSAAKEKHPPYSTLLSLEQRRVFVTYEADNDKHVNEVISFVALLRHNGFDTHIDIFEQQFRSISKIDFMERYLSEKEYLIIIIISPKYHDTVTASPVSLENDERTFNTVYIHKQLQNEFIQNGSKNFRFIPILFPGARKCHIPNWLQNTNVYAWPRDRDDILRRLMRVEKYNPPPIGELPTIVSIPI; from the exons ATGATGCTGCCGTCTTCAGCTCACTCGGCTTCAGCACCAAGTAG TCACGTCAGTCAGCTGAGCAGATACAAAAGCTGCCATTACAACACGCCTGAAGAAGACGACGAGACCATGAGCATCAAGGAGCAAGAAGCCAGAGTTGTCACCCTGATGGACTCCACCTCAAAACACGATGGCCAGCGCCCTCTAGCAGAGCACGCCCCCTTCGCTGACGACTCCCTGTTCAGCAGGAGTCTGGACACACAGCACGAACACTTACACAACCACACTCTGTCTGAGCCCGGCCCCAGCTACTACTCGTACCAGCATCCTCACAGTCTGCCGGCTGGGTACAATCAGCCCACTCCGTTTCCCAGCCAGGTTGAATGGCAGTGGTCGCACCCGAGCTGCGCCAGCAGCTGCTCGGTGTATCCCAACAGCCTGTCGTCGTACAACGGCCAGAAAGATTACTCCAACTGCTCTGGAGAGAGCTGCCACTGCAGGTACAAGTGCACCACTATGAGCAGCCTAGAGCAGCCGCTGTCGTTACGCTCCAACCCGCCATCGGCCGACTTGCGTCACCACACCTTGTCTCCGTACGCATGCTCGCCACAGGGAGCAGCCTGCTGCGCTCAGTGCCACGTGGACACCTTCACCAGGGGCATCATGGTCCACAAGCCCCCCGGAGCCCAGTACCACCCAGGGCACAGCCCGTACT ATCCGGGTGACTGCAGACTTCCTGGagttggacacacacagac TGGCCACAAGTCTGCAGCTAAAGAGAAGCACCCTCCTTACAGCACCCTGCTGTCTCTGGAGCAGA GGAGGGTGTTTGTCACCTACGAAGCCGACAACGACAAGCACGTCAATGAGGTCATCAGCTTTGTCGCCCTGCTGCGACACAACGGCTTCGACACACAC ATTGACATTTTTGAGCAGCAGTTTCGGAGCATAAGCAAGATCGACTTCATGGAGCGATACCTGAGTGAG AAAGAATACCtgatcattatcatcatcagtcCCAAGTACCACGACACGGTGACAGCTTCCCCTGTCAGCCTGGAGAACGACGAGAGGACCTTCAACACCGTCTACATACACAAACAG CTCCAGAATGAGTTCATTCAGAATGGAAGCAAGAATTTCAGGTTCATTCCCATTTTGTTCCCCGGGGCTAGAAAG TGTCACATCCCCAACTGGCTTCAGAACACCAACGTGTACGCGTGGCCACGGGACAGGGACGACATCCTGCGGCGGCTCATGAGGGTCGAGAAGTACAACCCCCCTCCGATCGGGGAGCTGCCCACCATTGTCTCCATCCCCATATAG
- the chd1l gene encoding chromodomain-helicase-DNA-binding protein 1-like encodes MSDILLRIKTIVSKKKKKRGTPVTERELQRCGLRGIQLRSYQLDGVQWLTQCLQGQQGCILGDEMGLGKTCQTISLLVYMSGALGSEGPFLVLSPLSVLENWKEELERFAPSLTVLCYTGDKGRRAELQKGTNTQDFHVLLTTYELCLNDASFLKRWNWKVLVVDEAHRLKNHNSLLHSTLTMFSVEFRVLLTGTPLQNNLQEIYSLLTFIQPSVFPAKEIDVFVKSYSNVLHQPSLAAELQSVLEPFLLRRVKSEVAVDLPKKTELLMYHGMSALQKKCYKAFLLKDLEAFENEQGNKNRLMNILMNLRKCVDHPYLFNGLEPEPFEMGEHLIQASGKLCLLDSMLTYLHNGGHQILLFSQMTRMLDILQDYLEYRGYSYDRLDGSVRGEERNLAVKNFNRNDVFIFLLSTKAGGVGLNLTAADTVIFMDSDFNPQNDLQAAARCHRIGQHRPVKVIRLLARHTVEELMYSRAVSKLHLTQAVIEGGRFSLLDQVQSAAAGLKLSEIMKFGVDKLLSTEESSVQEVKLKKILGPTRNGQWVDDEDSTALKEDEEEEEGRSSEFDGQNHMYYFEGKDYSKKPSADDHTSFARLMREQQAEFERTAGEGRALRRKTGALFSVALPTSTRKRTFLTEAELGEQKRQRETAAKRAKAQKDMKKQQKKRAWWESCGYSSLCLQSVDSEEEEDEEDDGSVRSTDSDSTAIHYVLGDVAHPHAAQGDAIIVHCVDDSGGWGRGGLFTALEIRSDEPRKQYELAGKMKDLDIGNVLLFPIDDKQSRLDGQDQLALIVSQQRDKANNLSGISLTALDEGLKKIYAAAKRHKASVHLPRIGHSTKGFNWYGTEQLIRKHLASRGIPTFIYYHSSASKNTATPQPSTSATLTSTSCPEPQLCNPNRLTSETEADTPGPSAHVGSPGPTDLPSFMSGVRVFFYNLPASERKRLARYLFTYDGDEEDMMSPEVTHIVAVVENSIHSKELQDLVRQYKQAVPVQKAWLDSCFSKQRKVNTEQFTHLLK; translated from the exons ATGTCAGACATCTTGTTGAGGATTAAAACCATCGtgtcgaagaagaagaagaagagggggacTCCTGTGACCGAGAGGGAGCTGCAGAGATGCGGTTTAAGAG GGATCCAGTTGAGGAGCTACCAGCTGGACGGTGTGCAGTGGTTGACCCAGTGTCTGCAAGGCCAGcagggatgcatcctgggagatGAGATGGGTTTGGGTAAAACCTGTCAG ACGATCTCTCTGCTGGTGTACATGTCAGGAGCTCTTGGTAGTGAAGGTCCGTTTTTAGTCCTGAGCCCACTCTCTGTCCTGGAGAACTGGAAAGAAGAGCTGGAACG ATTCGCCCCCTCTCTGACTGTGCTGTGTTACACGGGCGACAAAGGGAGACGAGCGGAGCTTCAGAAAGGAACAAATACACAGGACTTCCATGTTCTTCTCACAACATATGAG CTGTGTCTCAACGATGCCTCATTCCTGAAACG GTGGAATTGGAAGGTGCTTGTGGTAGACGAAGCTCATCGATTAAAGAATCACAACTCATTATTGCACTCAACCCTGACAATG TTTTCAGTGGAGTTCAGAGTCCTGCTAACAGGAACGCCCCTTCAGAACAACCTGCAGGAAATCTACTCCCTGCTGACCTTCATTCAGCCCAGCGTCTTCCCAGCTAAGGAGATCGATGTCTTCGTCAAGTCTTACTCAAATGTACTACATCAGCCTTCTCTTG CTGCTGAGCTACAGAGTGTCCTGGAGCCTTTCCTGCTTCGCAGAGTCAAGTCAGAGGTCGCTGTCGATCTGCCGAAGAAGACGGAGCTGCTGATGTACCACGGCATGTCAGCGCTGCAGAAAAAATGCTACAAAGCTTTTCTGCTGAAGGACCTGG AGGCTTTTGAAAATGAACAAGGAAACAAGAACCGGCTCATGAACATCTTGATGAACCTGAGAAAGTGTGTGGACCACCCTTACCTGTTTAATG GGCTGGAGCCTGAGCCTTTTGAGATGGGAGAGCATCTTATCCAAGCCAGTGGGAAGCTTTGCCTCCTGGACAGCATGCTGACCTACCTACACAATGG AGGCCATCAGATCCTGTTGTTCTCTCAGATGACCAGGATGCTGGATATTCTTCAGGATTACCTGGAGTACAGAG GTTACAGCTATGATCGTCTGGATGGGTCTGTCCGAGGGGAAGAACGAAATCTGGCAGTGAAGAACTTTAACCGCAATGATGTATttatcttcctcctcagcaCTAAAGCAG GGGGAGTGGGCCTGAACCTTACAGCTGCTGACACAGTCATTTTCATGGATAGTGACTTCAACCCTCAGAACGACCTGCAGGCTGCGGCTCGCTGCCATCGGATTGGTCAGCACAG ACCTGTGAAAGTGATCCGCCTTCTGGCAAGACACACTGTGGAGGAACTAATGTACTCTCGAGCCGTGTCTAAGCTGCACCTCACCCAGGCTGTCATTGAAGGAGGTCGCTTCTCTTTACTGGATCAAGTtcaatcagctgctgcaggactcaAG CTCAGTGAGATCATGAAGTTTGGGGTAGATAAGCTTCTGTCGACAGAAGAGAGCTCTGTGCAGGAAGTGAAACTCAAGAAGATCCTCGGTCCAACGCGTAACGGCCAGTGGGTGGATGATGAAGACTCCACCGCACtcaaagaagatgaagaggaggaggaaggcagaAGCTCTGAATTTGACGGACAGA ACCACATGTACTACTTTGAGGGGAAAGACTACAGTAAGAAGCCCAGCGCTGATGACCACACGAGTTTTGCACGTTTGATGAGGGAGCAGCAGGCTGAGTTTGAGAGAACTGCGGGAGAGGGACGAGCTCTGCGACGCAAAACTGGA GCTTTATTCTCAGTAGCTCTACCGACTTCAACAAGGAAGAGGACATTTCTGACTGAGGCTGAGCTGGGGGAgcagaagaggcagagagagactgCAGCCAAGAGAGCCAAAGCTCAGAAGGatatgaagaagcagcagaaaaa AAGGGCATGGTGGGAGTCGTGTGGCTACAGCTCACTGTGCCTGCAGTCTGTGgacagtgaagaagaggaggatgaggaggatgatggcaGTGTACGTTCCACAGACTCTGACAGCACGGCTATCCACTATGTTCTGGGGGATGTTGCTCATCCACATGCTGCTCAGGGAGATGCTATCATTGTGCACTGTGTTG ATGACTCAGGAGGCTGGGGGAGGGGAGGCTTGTTTACCGCTCTGGAGATTAGATCTGATGAACCACGGAAGCAGTATGAGTTGGCAGGCAAGATGAAAG ATTTGGACATTGGCAACGTTCTGCTCTTCCCCATCGATGACAAACAGTCCAGATTGGACGGCCAGGATCAA TTGGCCCTGATAGTGTCACAGCAGAGAGACAAAGCCAACAACTTGTCTGGGATCAGCCTGACGGCTCTGGACGAAGGTCTGAAGAAGATTTATGCTGCAGCCAAAAGACACAAGG CAAGCGTTCATCTTCCTCGCATCGGTCACTCCACCAAAGGGTTCAACTGGTACGGCACGGAGCAACTCATCCGGAAACACTTGGCCTCCAGGGGCATCCCCACGTTCAT ATACTATCACAGCAGTGCTTCCAAGAATACCGCTACACCTCAGCCATCCACCTCTGCCACCTTGACATCAACATCCTGCCCTGAACCACAGCTGTGTAACCCCAACAGGTTGACTAGTGAAACAGAAGCAGACACTCCTGGCCCCTCAGCTCATGTTGGGAGCCCCGGCCCCACAGATCTCCCCAGTTTCATGTCGGGGGTCCGTGTGTTTTTCTACAACCTCCCTGcatcagagagaaagaggctggCCCGTTACCTGTTCAC TTATGATGGCGATGAGGAGGATATGATGAGTCCAGAGGTCACCCACATAGTTGCGGTGGTGGAGAATAGCATCCACTCAAAG GAGCTCCAGGATCTGGTGCGTCAGTACAAGCAGGCGGTCCCCGTGCAGAAGGCGTGGCTGGACTCCTGCTTCTCCAAACAACGAAAAGTCAACACTGAGCAGTTCACACATCTGCTCAAATAA
- the sft2d2a gene encoding SFT2 domain containing 2a has translation MDKLKSVLSGEEARKDDRTVLETVNEASTLSWTTRVKGFVACFVVGAACTVVGVCLLFLPRIGITLFIVFYTFGNLCALGSTMFLMGPLKQLKKMCDKTRALATAIMITCLVLTLCAAFWWKNFGLALLFCILQVLSFAWYSLSYIPFMREALMKILAVCMK, from the exons ATGGATAAACTGAAGTCTGTCCTCAGCGGCGAAGAGGCGCGTAAAGATGATCGAACCGTCCTAGAG ACTGTGAACGAAGCCTCCACACTGAGCTGGACCACACGAGTGAAGGGATTCGTCGCCTGTTTCGTGGTGGGGGCCGCGTGCACGGTGGTG GGAGTGTGTTTGCTCTTCCTCCCCAGGATTGGAATCACCCTCTTCATCGTCTTTTACACTTTTGGAAACCTATGTGCCTTGGGCAG CACTATGTTTCTGATGGGACCActgaagcagctgaagaagaTGTGTGACAAAACAAGAGCACTGGCCACCGCTATTATGATT ACCTGCCTGGTGTTGACTCTATGTGCAGCTTTCTGG tgGAAGAACTTTGGACTTGCTTTGTTATTTTGCATCTTACAAGTCTTGTCATTTGCCTG GTACAGCCTGTCATACATCCCATTTATGAG GGAGGCCCTAATGAAGATCTTGGCGGTCTGCATGAAATGA